A window of Cryptomeria japonica chromosome 3, Sugi_1.0, whole genome shotgun sequence contains these coding sequences:
- the LOC131041159 gene encoding uncharacterized protein LOC131041159, whose product MASSTVKSVTASCHVLFLLLIIFFSDKSAGARSVVDKGSLTLPNADGFVCSNSGGRGVGHSSNVMPFREVRKLRGRALVPPPPKPNGNVSYNPPNYASPPTS is encoded by the exons ATGGCTTCTTCCACTGTCAAGAGTGTAACTGCATCATGCCATGTTTTGTTTCTCTTGCTTATTATCTTCTTCTCGGACAAGTCTGCAGGAGCACGATCAG TCGTTGATAAGGGAAGCTTAACCTTGCCAAATGCAGATGGTTTTGTATGTTCAAATTCAGGTGGAAGAGGTGTAGGCCATTCCTCAAATGTCATGCCATTCCGGGAAGTAAGAAAGCTGAGAGGAAGAGCTCTAGTCCCACCACCTCCTAAGCCTAACGGAAATGTGTCTTATAATCCTCCAAATTATGCTTCTCCTCCAACATCTTAA